In one Erythrobacteraceae bacterium WH01K genomic region, the following are encoded:
- the nagZ gene encoding beta-N-acetylhexosaminidase produces MKTPAIFGLSGPELLPGERDFFRDADPAGYILFGRNCVDRQQLRRLTDDLRSIHGRDHLVISIDQEGGRVARMKPPEWTRYPAGEVFAALYDIAPASAIEAVRVNAQAMALELAEAGITVDYHAPLDVRRPETDNVIGDRALGSDPVQVAALGRAMLEGMQRGGVVGCLKHMPGHGRATCDSHKEMPVVDASAAELETDIAPFRALSDAPLGMSAHIVFTAWDADNPATQSPTVLADIIRGEIGFGGLLLTDDIDMQALTGSIAERSRIALEAGCDISLNCWAKMDDMVAIAETCPPLSGKSLARLEAVHDAMAQPAEDADRAALLAKREALLAAAGIESGMAA; encoded by the coding sequence ATGAAAACCCCTGCGATCTTCGGCCTCTCCGGCCCCGAACTGCTCCCCGGCGAACGCGACTTTTTCCGCGATGCCGATCCTGCGGGTTACATCCTGTTCGGGCGCAATTGCGTCGACCGGCAACAGCTTCGACGGCTGACAGACGACCTGCGCTCCATTCACGGGCGCGACCACCTGGTGATTTCCATCGACCAGGAAGGCGGGCGCGTTGCGCGGATGAAGCCGCCGGAATGGACGCGCTATCCGGCGGGGGAGGTTTTCGCGGCGCTCTACGACATCGCGCCCGCCTCCGCGATCGAGGCGGTCCGCGTCAATGCACAGGCGATGGCGCTCGAACTCGCGGAAGCCGGTATCACGGTCGACTACCATGCCCCGCTCGACGTTCGCCGCCCGGAAACGGACAATGTCATCGGGGACCGCGCCCTGGGCAGTGATCCGGTCCAGGTCGCAGCGCTGGGCCGCGCCATGCTGGAAGGGATGCAGCGGGGCGGCGTCGTGGGCTGCCTGAAGCATATGCCCGGGCATGGCCGCGCGACCTGCGACAGCCACAAGGAAATGCCCGTGGTAGACGCTTCTGCAGCAGAACTGGAAACGGATATCGCGCCGTTCCGTGCGCTGTCCGATGCGCCGCTGGGGATGAGCGCACATATCGTCTTCACCGCTTGGGATGCCGATAACCCGGCAACGCAGTCGCCCACGGTCCTCGCGGACATCATCCGCGGCGAGATCGGTTTTGGCGGCCTGCTGCTGACAGACGACATCGACATGCAGGCGCTCACCGGATCGATTGCCGAACGCTCGCGCATCGCGCTGGAGGCCGGCTGCGACATATCGCTCAATTGCTGGGCCAAGATGGACGACATGGTCGCCATCGCCGAGACCTGTCCGCCCCTTTCCGGCAAAAGCCTCGCCCGGCTCGAAGCGGTGCACGATGCCATGGCACAGCCGGCGGAAGACGCGGATCGCGCAGCCCTGCTTGCGAAGCGCGAGGCGTTGCTCGCGGCGGCGGGGATCGAAAGCGGAATGGCTGCTTGA
- a CDS encoding ScpA family protein, producing MTEEALILGKPDTGSSGNEWRGIAAPGTTDEGALYLALDGWEGPLDLLLDLARRQKVDLRQISILSLVDQYLEYIDQAEALKLELAADYLVMAAWLAYLKSAMLLPKEEQEDPSPEELALRLQLRLQRLGAMREAAARLMARDRLGRDVFTRPAPEGLRIDRKTAWKCDWFDVVQAYGRVKARTAPAVHMVRERPVMTLDSALDRVQAMLGVTLDWMALEEFLPPHAEPRLRKSAMASSFVAALELARLGKAELAQDEIFGTLRLRRAKA from the coding sequence TTGACGGAAGAGGCGCTCATCCTCGGCAAGCCCGATACGGGAAGCAGCGGCAATGAATGGCGGGGCATCGCCGCGCCGGGGACGACCGACGAGGGGGCGCTCTATCTTGCGCTGGATGGCTGGGAGGGCCCGCTCGACCTGCTGCTGGACCTTGCGCGGCGGCAAAAGGTGGATTTGCGGCAGATTTCCATCCTCTCGCTGGTCGACCAGTATCTCGAATATATCGACCAAGCAGAGGCGCTGAAGCTGGAACTGGCGGCGGATTACCTCGTGATGGCGGCGTGGCTCGCTTATCTCAAATCCGCGATGCTCCTGCCCAAGGAAGAGCAGGAAGATCCCAGTCCGGAAGAACTCGCCCTGCGGCTGCAATTACGGCTCCAGCGGCTGGGCGCGATGCGGGAAGCCGCAGCCCGGCTGATGGCGCGCGACCGGCTGGGCCGCGACGTCTTCACGCGTCCCGCCCCCGAAGGGCTGCGGATCGATCGAAAGACGGCCTGGAAATGCGACTGGTTCGATGTCGTGCAGGCCTATGGCCGGGTGAAGGCGCGAACGGCGCCCGCCGTCCACATGGTGCGCGAGCGCCCGGTCATGACGCTCGACAGCGCGCTCGACAGGGTCCAGGCCATGCTCGGGGTGACGCTGGACTGGATGGCGCTGGAAGAGTTCCTGCCGCCCCATGCCGAACCGCGTCTCCGCAAGTCTGCCATGGCGTCCAGCTTCGTCGCTGCGCTGGAACTTGCCCGGCTGGGCAAGGCCGAACTGGCACAGGACGAGATCTTCGGCACGCTCCGGCTGAGGCGAGCGAAGGCGTGA
- the tatA gene encoding twin-arginine translocase TatA/TatE family subunit, which yields MGQIGIWQIIIVAIVILVLFGRGRISEMMGDFGKGVSSFKKGLNDDDGKTGTEPSARIEAPRHEAKPAGETAADPKPAEPVDKNA from the coding sequence ATGGGACAAATTGGCATCTGGCAGATTATCATCGTTGCAATCGTGATCCTCGTCCTGTTCGGGCGCGGCCGCATTTCCGAAATGATGGGCGATTTCGGCAAGGGCGTCAGCAGCTTCAAGAAGGGGCTGAACGACGACGACGGGAAAACGGGCACGGAACCGTCCGCCCGAATCGAGGCACCGCGTCACGAAGCCAAGCCCGCCGGTGAAACCGCCGCCGATCCCAAGCCTGCCGAGCCGGTCGACAAGAACGCCTGA
- the scpB gene encoding SMC-Scp complex subunit ScpB yields MSGPGELERAVEATLFAAEEPMTADALATHLGDAPPADVREALQRLAKHYDARGIRLVERGKRWHFQTAPDLAHILRREKEQVRRLSRAGTEVLAIVAYHEPVSRAEIEAIRGVQTAKGTLDVLMEAGWVRVAGRREVPGRPVIYATTPDFLAHFGLASRRDLPGIDELRASGLLDPVDDAYDALTGEDSENEDTPTSEQADSEA; encoded by the coding sequence GTGAGCGGCCCCGGCGAACTCGAGCGGGCGGTGGAGGCCACGCTGTTCGCCGCCGAGGAACCGATGACGGCGGACGCCCTGGCGACACATCTTGGCGATGCGCCGCCGGCAGATGTGCGCGAAGCGCTGCAGCGGCTTGCGAAGCATTACGATGCGCGCGGCATCCGGCTGGTCGAGCGGGGGAAACGCTGGCATTTCCAGACCGCACCCGACCTCGCCCATATCCTGCGGCGGGAGAAGGAGCAGGTTCGCCGGTTGAGCCGGGCGGGGACGGAAGTGCTCGCCATCGTCGCCTATCACGAGCCTGTCAGCCGGGCCGAGATCGAGGCCATTCGCGGCGTCCAGACGGCCAAGGGTACGCTGGATGTCCTGATGGAAGCGGGCTGGGTCCGGGTTGCCGGGCGGCGCGAAGTGCCCGGCAGGCCGGTCATCTACGCGACGACGCCCGACTTCCTTGCGCATTTCGGCCTGGCGAGCCGCCGGGACCTGCCTGGGATCGACGAATTGCGCGCATCCGGCCTGCTCGATCCGGTCGACGACGCCTATGATGCACTCACCGGCGAAGATAGCGAGAACGAGGATACGCCGACAAGCGAGCAGGCCGATAGCGAAGCCTGA